The following proteins are co-located in the Selenomonadales bacterium genome:
- a CDS encoding OFA family MFS transporter, whose protein sequence is MQQTKNKWLIVLSAIGLHICIGSVYAWSVLARPIMEATGFSLKEVTWTFSVAILCLGLSAGFLGKLVEKNGPRKSGLIGTALFCLGLLGTAFALSQNSLTLMYLAYGVLGGIGIGIVYITPISTLVKWFPNNRGLATGLAIMGFGFASLIAGPAMQMLITKYGLVQNFIIMGCVYAVVMTASSLYLEPPKEAPESEAKKASASTPVVTARQYTAGEAMRDWRFGALWWILFTNITCGIGLLSVASPMAQEVIKMTPLEAASMVGIIGLLNGAGRICWSTISDYIGRLNTYITFFVIEIAAFYMLASVTDSFFFQALIFIIITCYGGGFSCMPAYLSDLFGTQQLSAIYGRILTAWGLAGIVGPLLLSVIYEQTNSYGLTLYFFSGCFVVSLVVCLILKLKGKK, encoded by the coding sequence ATGCAACAAACGAAAAACAAATGGCTGATCGTGTTATCAGCAATCGGTCTCCACATCTGTATCGGCAGCGTTTACGCCTGGAGCGTACTTGCAAGACCGATCATGGAAGCAACGGGCTTCTCCTTAAAAGAAGTTACTTGGACGTTCTCTGTGGCGATCTTGTGCTTGGGCTTGTCCGCAGGCTTCTTAGGTAAGCTCGTAGAAAAGAACGGCCCGCGCAAAAGCGGTCTTATCGGTACAGCGTTATTCTGTCTTGGTCTTCTGGGCACAGCGTTCGCGCTCAGTCAGAATAGCTTGACATTGATGTACTTAGCTTACGGTGTGCTGGGTGGTATCGGTATCGGTATCGTATATATCACACCGATCTCTACACTTGTAAAATGGTTCCCAAATAATCGCGGCTTGGCAACAGGTCTTGCGATCATGGGTTTTGGTTTTGCCAGTCTTATTGCAGGACCTGCGATGCAGATGTTGATCACAAAATACGGTTTGGTACAGAACTTCATTATTATGGGATGCGTCTATGCCGTTGTGATGACAGCTTCTTCTCTTTATCTCGAACCTCCGAAAGAGGCTCCTGAAAGCGAAGCTAAAAAAGCTTCTGCATCTACACCTGTCGTTACAGCTCGTCAATATACGGCAGGCGAAGCGATGCGCGATTGGCGTTTCGGTGCGCTCTGGTGGATCTTGTTCACCAATATCACCTGCGGTATCGGTCTGTTGTCGGTAGCATCTCCGATGGCACAGGAAGTCATCAAGATGACTCCGCTCGAAGCCGCTTCTATGGTCGGTATCATCGGTCTGTTGAACGGTGCAGGTCGTATCTGCTGGTCCACCATCTCCGACTACATCGGACGATTGAATACATACATCACGTTCTTTGTCATCGAGATCGCGGCGTTCTATATGCTCGCAAGCGTGACGGACAGCTTCTTCTTCCAAGCGCTCATCTTTATCATCATCACCTGCTACGGCGGCGGTTTCTCCTGTATGCCTGCGTACCTCAGCGACCTCTTTGGTACACAACAGCTCAGCGCGATCTACGGTCGTATCCTTACGGCGTGGGGTCTTGCTGGTATCGTCGGTCCGCTTCTTCTTTCTGTCATC